The nucleotide sequence GTTTTGCTTATTTGTTATGCTATTTTCGTATGAATACCCATTACACTCTAAGGGTCTTATACGACTTTAAAGATTATTTTTCCTTATAAAGCTAGTCATACTAAGGGTTACAAAAAAAGCCTACGTTACTTGTGATACGGTTCTCCGTAACAGTAGCAAGTGATAACCTTTTATAATTTAATATCAATAAAATTTCATTTTGTTATTATTAGTTATCACTTTTTCGATGCTATTATCATATATAATTTTATTAATCTTAGTAACATCCTTACTTGAAATTCTTTCTATATAATACTTTTCTTCATGGTTTTTATTTATTCCAACAGTCATTACTATATCAGGGGATATTGACATAATGTGTACTAGCTTTCCATCTACATTATTACAAATAAAACTGGGATTGTCACTTGTGATAAATTTATTATTACCAGTAGCAATGTAAAACTTTATAGACATTATTTTGATATACATTTTAGCCATATAATATATAATACCAGTATCATTTAAAAACTCACGATATTTCCTAAGTAAAATGGAATGTTCCATTTCTTGTGATGCGGTAGTTAAATAATTTTTTTGTCTCTCTTCAACAGGAATGTTAATCTTGTCCAATCCAATAATATCTGAAATCCACTTATATACCGATTTAAATGCATTATTCGTATGAAATCCACGCCAATTAAAAGCTATCAATGACTTTATTATTAATCCTTTATAAAATTCGTCAATTTTATCTCCTTGGCTATTCAATATTCAATGTTTTCACGAACAATATTCCATTTATCCTCATATTTTTCAGACCATAGTTGTTCTATATCTAATATTTTCACTTTATCTATTTTAGCTCTTAATATATTTTTATTTTTTCGTGAAATATCTATGTTATTGCTCTTAATAACCCATTCAGCAAATTTACAATAATACTTATTATATTCCATAAGATTAGTTAAAAGTCGCCCTTCATAGTAAATCTCATATCCATCTAAACATTTATAAATTTTCTTCAAATCTTCCTCTTCACATATAGGCATTCCAGCTACAATAGAATGAAATTGAGTAATACCAAAATTTTTTTTGATATTTTTGCCTTCAAAAATTCTATTCTTAGTATCAAATACATAAATACTATCTTTGTTATAACACCATGCCTTCAAATATGTTCGTGGAATCAAATGGTGGTATTTTTGATTAGTCATATTGTCCTCCCTTATGCCTTATATTATATAAACCTACATATGTTCCTAACAAAATGATGTTTTCCATATATAGTCCTCAACAAACAATACTTTCTAACACACTATAGCGTTTCTATATCTTTTATGTAGCTTACTCCTACATTAATTACTTCTTCACTATCAAGTAAAATACATATACTATCATCTTCTTCTAAATCTTTACCTAACTCTATGAATGATAGTTTCCCAATAAATATATTGCCATTGCTGTCAGTAACCTTAATACGGTCTCCTAACTCAATATACATATCAACTCCACTCATATTACCTTCTTTTGTAACTTTTATACACGGAATAATATTTGTAAGTACCATCATTATCTCTCCCCTACGTTTTATATTATTACCAAATTATATCATAATTCTATTATTTAGTTTAGATGTTTATTTTTATATTCACAGCATTTATCATCAACCTTCTTCTTAAAATAAAATCATAACTACCCGTAAAACGGGTAGTTTGCTCTAGCCCTATAATGGCATGTTACTGGCAGTGCTACTCGCACACTGAACGGTCTGCCAACCGCATGCCTTTACAGGCTGCACCTAAAAGGTGCTTATTTTTTGCCTTTTTTTACTGTCTCACCCGTAAACGGGTCAATATACTCTTTCAAACTTATCTGTTCATATGCCAAATCTTCTTGTATCTGATTTTTTATATATTCTTCTATGACCTTTTTGTTCCTTCCTACAGTATCAACATAGTATCCTTTACACCAAAATTGCCTATTACCATATTTATATTTTAAATTTGCATGTCTATCAAAAATCATCAGTGAACTTTTCCCTTTTAAATATCCCATAAACTGTGACACACTTAATTTAGGTGGTATGCTTACAATCATATGTATATGATCTTTACATGCATTAGCCTCAATAATTTCTACACCTTTTTGCTCACATAATTTTCTCAATATTATTCCTATATCAGCTTTTATCTTTCCATATATTATTTGTCTTCTATACTTTGGTGCAAATACTATATGATATTTACAATTCCACTTGCTATGTGCTAAACTACTATTGTCCACTTTGGACACACCTCCAATATATTTTAGTTGTGGTTGGCAAACCCACTTCTATTTTATATTGGAGTTTTTCTTTTTTCTACTCATAGCTATAAGCTTTCCGGAACCACAGGTAAAACCTGTGGTATTCTAGATACAAGAAGGAGAACCGCCTCCATCTGGACTTGGTTCTCCCCCATTATTTAAGTACATTATTAAATTATCATTTATGTTAAGCTCTATTGATTCTATATCCCTAACTTTATTTATAGTTATTTTTGATATTAACATATGCAATAGTCTTTTTTGTTGTTCCCTTGTCGTTAGCTCGGATAACATCTTATCAAAACTTGAAAGTATGCTCTTTACAAACTCATATGAAACCTCTTGTACACTATCATCCAAGATATTACCTTTTAGGTCATTTGTCTCTTGCTGTAACATTTCTTCTCTAGTTTTTATATCTTCCATTCTCTCCGAAAAATCTTTTTTATTGATTATTGAATCCTCATAGGCTTCAAATATTTTTTCTTCTTAACTTCTATCTTTTCTAACTCTTTCTAGTTTCTCCTTTGATGGTTCTACCATAGCTTTTCTAGTTGAATTTATATTTGCTACTATATCTTTAATGAGCTTATCATTATTTAAAAACTTTGATAACTTCTTAAACACATAGTCATTAGCTTTATTGACATTGATTGAATTGCTATGACAAACTGCTGTACCTTATATATCCTCCTTAAATACAAAATAGGTTTCTATATATACTTTATCAATATTTTATATGAAACCTACTTTATAATATATATTTATTTTTATCTTCTATTCAGTCTTCTCCTTTGTAGGGTTAACCATATATTTCTAAATTCTCTAACCACATTTTCATCTACACCCATTATTTCAACTAATATTATTTCATCAATTTCATCCACTATTCCCAGTATGTTATCATTACTCCTAATATATCCATCTATTCTGTTAAGTAAATTACTTACTGTTGCATCATCAATTAATTCTCTATTTCTTAAATCTGGCATAATAATTCTTCCAACTTCTCTTGGTAATATTTCTAATACCCCTCCACCATAACTCCTCCCCTCAATTTCAGTGAATGCTAATGCAATACTATTATAATAAGAAAGAAGAATTCTTTCCCTATCATCATGATTATTAAATCTAACCCTATGCATTGTATCTGTACTAACAGCATTAACTTCTTGACTATTCAATACAAATTTAGGATACAAGTGATTTCTCCTTAAGAAAAATGCATCTGGAACCCAAATCGATGGAACTTTATACCACCTATCCCTTATCCTGCATTTATATCCTGAATTTTTATCATTATGTATCCCATACTCAATATACTGTTTATATGACAACTGATACTCATCATATGGTACGTCAGGGAAATCTATTAGATATGTTTTTGCTCCATTTTCAATATTACTTTTCCAATCTTCATAAGTAAATTTTACTCCGTTAATATTAACGCTCCTAGCAATTAATGGTCTACATACTCTTTCTAAATCATATTCTTCTACAACTCTCCTATTCACACAGAAGTAATCATTATTTCCAGTAGTAATTCCAACTTCAACTCTTGCCACATCACTAAATCTTACAAATTTATCGTTTTCTCTAATATTATTAATTAATCTTATATCATTTGCTGATAGAAAATATTTAGTCCATTTAGATTCATTTATTTCTACATCATTAAATGGATATTCATCTAAATCATTACTTTCTGTTAATTCATTTATATCTTGATATTCTACAATTCTAAGTTGATGCTCTCGTGTATGCAATATCTCTTTTTCTACTAACAATAAAACTACTTCTTGTTGAACATTAGGAAATACTAACTCTCTAAACGTTACAATAGTAATGCGCTGAAATGTTCTCATAATAAATCTTCTTAAATCTTCTGCATAAGCTACTTGAAGTAATTCTGCTGGAATAACCAGCCCCATTTTCCCATTGCCATCTAATATTTCTGCACAAGCTACCACAAAGGAAACCCATGCATTAATTAACTTATTAGGTCTCATATTATTCCTTATTAAAATCTTGCTTTGTTCTTCTCTTTGTTGCTCCGATAAATACTGATATCTAATATATGGTGGGTTTCCAACTATAGCCTGAAATCTTTGCCCTTGTAATTCTTGTTCGTACACTTTATAAAAATCATCATTTATTATTACTATACCGTTATTAACTATATCTCCATCATTTCTTAACGCTCTTTGATAATCATAACAATTATTAAATCTTAGGCTATTATCAATTTGCATACTTGCTTCGAATGATACATCTTCATCTATTTCTATTGCTGTAATATTACGACCATCTTCTAGTCTTCTCTCACCTAAACATTCTAGAAATACACCATTTCCACAACTAGGTTCTAGAATTTTATTAATATTATTATCCTGTATTACCCAATCTATAATATAACTTGCTAAATCTTTTGGTGTAAAATATCTTCCTGTCAATCTCTCCTCTGTTGCATCTTTCCTTAATAACATTTTTTATCACCTTTTCTTTTAAGATAAGTTTCTTAAATCTATATTATTTTATCATATTTAATAAAATTTTTATATTTTTTAAAATAATAAAGGATATCAAATCATGTGATATCCTTTATCATTTAATAATTTCTACAAATTATATATATCTGTTACCAATGCCTCAGCATTATTAACTAAATACTTCTTTTCATCTAACAATACTTGCCTTGATGCCTTTGATAAATTACTTTTTAAAGACTTATTAATTTCATGAATTCTTTTAACATTTGTTACAATATCATTATATAATTTAATCTGATATTCATCATTAAAATTAATATTCTTTAATGGAAATCTTTCTAAAATATTTGTTCCTCTTGAATAAAAATCATTTTCAAAATCACTGCCAATTATGGATAACAACTTTTCAGCAAACGGATGAGTTAAATATGCTTGAATAAATTCTAATTGATAGTTACTTTTCTCTTTCTCAGATATTGCACAATATCCAGCAGTCCCCCCTGATGCAATTACAAAATCATTGTCATCATATAAATACATTGCTTTTTTACTTAAAACACCAACAATAAGTTTTACTTTATTATTAAATGCTGTTAATGCTTGGTCTCTTCCGTATTGATACCATGTTTCTTCCGTTGCAAGCGGAACATCTCTTCGCTTACCGCCAATTTGTTTTGGCTCCAACTCTAAATAATTATCCATTAAATAGCGTAAAGTATTAGGATATTCAGTTTCCATTGTATTCAAGTCATATAATTTTCCTTCATGATTATATGGAAAAATTATAAATTTATTAGTATCAAATATATCATAACTACCTAGATTCTTTTCTTTCTTTAATACTGGCTTAAAATATTTCTTTAATATATTTTTTTCTATTATATATTGTTTATCTTTTTTCTTAATCTTAAAATATAACTCAGATTCTTCTAATATTTCTTTGTCACTAAACCAATAAATTGGAGGTCTTTCAGCACTTGTCTGTATACCATTAAATAATTCAACTTCTTTTCCCATTTTTACTGAATTTCTATACATTTTTTTTACTAAGCTCATATCATCTTTATTAGCTACTAATGCCCATGGAAGATTTCCTAGTACACTACTTTCAACTTTTACTTTTTTTGATTCTAAATTAGAAAACCATTTAGAGATATTATCTACTTCAATAAATTTAAACTCCCTTTGTCTTGCTTTTTTAAGAATTAATATTGAACTATATATAGTTTTATTTCTATACTTAAATAATTGTAATGAACCAAAATCAATGTATTCTTCTACGTATTCATTCTTTGAAAGCATCTCTCTTAATGATTCTCCGGATTTAATTTTAGAAAATTTATTAGGTATTATACAACCTATAATTCCATTTGCTTTTACTTTTTCTATCGCTCTTTCTACAAATATAAAGTATTTATCAAATTGTCCTTTAGATGTATTGTATTTACTCTTATATGCTTTTACTTCTTTTTTATTTAATAGATTTATCATATCTTCTGTAGAAACATATGGTGGATTTCCCAATATTACATCAAATAATTCACCATTATTTATGTTTTCCCAATCGAATGGTACTATCTCATTTTTATCTAACTGAGTTAATTTAGAATAACTTATTTTCCCGAAATCAATCAATGAATTTCCATACCTTATATTATTTCCTAAATCAGGCAGAATTTTTTGTTTATCCCTTAATGAAGGCTCTGTTTCTGATTCAAGCAATTTTAATATTAAATTAAATTTTGCAACTTCAACAGCATGAACATCTATATCTATTCCCCAAATACATTTTTCTAGTATCTCTTTTTTTTCATCGAATGATAATTTATAATTACCATTTCCAATGCTCATTAAATGTTTTATATCATTTTTTATATACCACTCTGTTATATATTTTATTATCCAATCATATACTTCTATTAAAAATATTCCAGAACCGCAAGCAATATCAGCTATTCTAAGTTTAAGTATCTCACTAGGTTTTTTATTTCTACAACATTCTTCTAATACTCTATTTACAATATACTTTACTATTTCTAGTGGTGTTGTAACCACATCTCTATGTAAGCTTTTGTCTTTTTTTTGTAATACTACTTGTCCATCCTGAATCACTAATTGT is from Clostridium acetobutylicum ATCC 824 and encodes:
- a CDS encoding DUF4238 domain-containing protein, with amino-acid sequence MNSQGDKIDEFYKGLIIKSLIAFNWRGFHTNNAFKSVYKWISDIIGLDKINIPVEERQKNYLTTASQEMEHSILLRKYREFLNDTGIIYYMAKMYIKIMSIKFYIATGNNKFITSDNPSFICNNVDGKLVHIMSISPDIVMTVGINKNHEEKYYIERISSKDVTKINKIIYDNSIEKVITNNNKMKFY
- a CDS encoding DUF4238 domain-containing protein: MTNQKYHHLIPRTYLKAWCYNKDSIYVFDTKNRIFEGKNIKKNFGITQFHSIVAGMPICEEEDLKKIYKCLDGYEIYYEGRLLTNLMEYNKYYCKFAEWVIKSNNIDISRKNKNILRAKIDKVKILDIEQLWSEKYEDKWNIVRENIEY
- the tnpA gene encoding IS200/IS605 family transposase produces the protein MDNSSLAHSKWNCKYHIVFAPKYRRQIIYGKIKADIGIILRKLCEQKGVEIIEANACKDHIHMIVSIPPKLSVSQFMGYLKGKSSLMIFDRHANLKYKYGNRQFWCKGYYVDTVGRNKKVIEEYIKNQIQEDLAYEQISLKEYIDPFTGETVKKGKK
- a CDS encoding N-6 DNA methylase, which produces MLLRKDATEERLTGRYFTPKDLASYIIDWVIQDNNINKILEPSCGNGVFLECLGERRLEDGRNITAIEIDEDVSFEASMQIDNSLRFNNCYDYQRALRNDGDIVNNGIVIINDDFYKVYEQELQGQRFQAIVGNPPYIRYQYLSEQQREEQSKILIRNNMRPNKLINAWVSFVVACAEILDGNGKMGLVIPAELLQVAYAEDLRRFIMRTFQRITIVTFRELVFPNVQQEVVLLLVEKEILHTREHQLRIVEYQDINELTESNDLDEYPFNDVEINESKWTKYFLSANDIRLINNIRENDKFVRFSDVARVEVGITTGNNDYFCVNRRVVEEYDLERVCRPLIARSVNINGVKFTYEDWKSNIENGAKTYLIDFPDVPYDEYQLSYKQYIEYGIHNDKNSGYKCRIRDRWYKVPSIWVPDAFFLRRNHLYPKFVLNSQEVNAVSTDTMHRVRFNNHDDRERILLSYYNSIALAFTEIEGRSYGGGVLEILPREVGRIIMPDLRNRELIDDATVSNLLNRIDGYIRSNDNILGIVDEIDEIILVEIMGVDENVVREFRNIWLTLQRRRLNRR
- a CDS encoding Eco57I restriction-modification methylase domain-containing protein, whose protein sequence is MNDIKIALKKLVDKFEKDYVYYKDANKYNENNCRLEFIDEFFKILGWDISNEQCKSPQYREVITENYQAETGRPDYTMTLNGIQKFHVEAKKPSVEVEKHSKSSIQARSYGWNSNLRISVLTNFEYLIIYDTSIPPKEGDDSNVAAIKIYNYKEYVNNIKEIYELISKESVYNGTFEFILDTYGLQVYDKGLQLPVDEYFLNSINRWRLSIGNLLYKTRGYEIEIINDYVQEFINQIIFLRICEDRRLPTYHKLKEILEEKEFIKEMDKLFREADKKYNSRLFRDENILFDLNNDVIRNTIEELYYPKSPYAFNFIQPNILGEIYELFLAEQLVIQDGQVVLQKKDKSLHRDVVTTPLEIVKYIVNRVLEECCRNKKPSEILKLRIADIACGSGIFLIEVYDWIIKYITEWYIKNDIKHLMSIGNGNYKLSFDEKKEILEKCIWGIDIDVHAVEVAKFNLILKLLESETEPSLRDKQKILPDLGNNIRYGNSLIDFGKISYSKLTQLDKNEIVPFDWENINNGELFDVILGNPPYVSTEDMINLLNKKEVKAYKSKYNTSKGQFDKYFIFVERAIEKVKANGIIGCIIPNKFSKIKSGESLREMLSKNEYVEEYIDFGSLQLFKYRNKTIYSSILILKKARQREFKFIEVDNISKWFSNLESKKVKVESSVLGNLPWALVANKDDMSLVKKMYRNSVKMGKEVELFNGIQTSAERPPIYWFSDKEILEESELYFKIKKKDKQYIIEKNILKKYFKPVLKKEKNLGSYDIFDTNKFIIFPYNHEGKLYDLNTMETEYPNTLRYLMDNYLELEPKQIGGKRRDVPLATEETWYQYGRDQALTAFNNKVKLIVGVLSKKAMYLYDDNDFVIASGGTAGYCAISEKEKSNYQLEFIQAYLTHPFAEKLLSIIGSDFENDFYSRGTNILERFPLKNINFNDEYQIKLYNDIVTNVKRIHEINKSLKSNLSKASRQVLLDEKKYLVNNAEALVTDIYNL